Part of the Cottoperca gobio chromosome 1, fCotGob3.1, whole genome shotgun sequence genome, TACATAATGCACCGATTATGGATAAGTGCCTCAAAACgccacttaaaaacaaaaaactaagtTTAAACTCTGAACTGTAGCTAATGACAGTGCGACAGCCTCCTTGTttaacactgtactgttcttTATTGATGCAAATATGAGCCGATATTAGCGTGTATGTATTTACTCTGACAATTAAATCATAATCATGGATTCTAAATTAAGCAATAAAATCAGCATAAAAAAGGATACAGTtgcattttctgtttatttaccAACATTACATGATTGCATTTGTAACAAAAGTAGATATCAATAAAATGTAAGCAAATCCCACAGTGCAGAATTACATTTTAGACCATCCAACATACTAAACTCAGATCAAAGCATTAAAGAATTATGCAACATAAAGTGTCtttataatgttaataaatgctGGTTAACACTGAGGATGTGCTTGAAGTCTCTGTCCAGGTTTATTCTGACGTCTGTATAAAAACTCAGACGCACATTAATCCGCCGCTCCTCCAGCTCTCCACTGTACTCGGCTCAGTCTAGAGGACGGCGCTGCAGATTCAGTGTTTGACAGGAACATCCACATGGAATCCGGCTGCAACCACCAGAGGAACAAAGAgtcaattattaattataacaGTCATCAGCTGTTGGAACCAAATGTACGTCCGTAACACTTACAGTTTGGTTGTTTTATGTGCAAATGGAGCCAGTAATGGGAAAGAGGATCAGGCCTGgagtggggtggggtgggggggagaaAAACACTATTATAACACTTCAACTCAGGATGCAGATCTCCACACTCACCACGCCAAGCAGAGGGGAAATCAGATCTGCAACATGCAACCAAGGGCTGAAACTAAATGTCTGTACGACTATTACTTTGAGCCTGAAACATAAATAATTTAGGTAACATTACATTCATCacccctcctctgcctctcgcacacatacagagtgagagaaaagaacattttaatggaGTGATGCATCCTTTTTGTAATCtaaatgttatctttttttGATTCTCAAGGGTGGGTACACCACACGAGGGAGGACAATTAGTGTTACGGTTTCTTTATGGCcaagatagagacagatatagagGGACGTTGGAGTGCCGTTAGCAAGCTAATGTGGTTAGCTTTGTGATCAACTCTACTTGTATAAGACCCACCGCTAACAAGAAAAAGACACTGCAgacttttccttttcaaaaGTGGATTCTTAAATAACAAGAAATAcccagaggaagcagcagctgatGAGAGTTGTGGGACTTACAGCTGACACTGAGCCTTCCCTTTACAGATAGTTTAAAGGTCcactggactgcctacatggaGGAGCAGACACAGAAGGATAAATCAACACCACAACAATGGAAAACAAGGCAACAGATCAAATCCACAGCCTTTTACTAGCTTTTATAATCCagtataaaaaaggaaaatagaaAAGTTCACGTTGGATTTTTGAGCTCAAAAAGAGTTGTGGAGCTTCTGTTATGAATTAAATATGACTCACTGGTCCCAGTTGTCTGTTGGAGAAGACCAAGTGGATACAGTGGTGCAAAGAAAGGGTAACAAATGATCCCCATCTGAcggagacagaaaaacaaagacatactAAGCTGTCGTACCTCAAGTTACTTTGGCTTCTCTACACACGAGTTGTTTCATCTTCATTCACAGATACAGTGAAGAGTTTCTGACCACTAGTGGcactttatatgtttttatgagCGTTTCCTAGGGTTTGTATCTTGTgcttcatcagcagcagcacagaggggATGTGGTACAAATTGCTGCAGAGGGCAGCAGGTGAGTTGTGGTAATGGTGGATAAAAAGATGCTGATACTTATATTTAActaaataatgataaaatatttatttttttacattgcaaAACTGTAACAGCAACTGCAGCCGGTTTATAGTTTTGACCTGGCATTAATTAATGAACCTGTCATTCCACCTGACATTTCATGGGAAGCGTACTGAGGACTTCAGGGAGCAGTGGTGTTTTAACTTGGTGCAATTCCCACATGTGGCCACTAGGTGTCACTAAAGTGTACAAATAACTTGTTAAGCCTGGGCCACAGCTGCAGACTTCTGCATGTGCATGATGACATCACACAGCTGCTGCCAGCcctttctttctacattaaGTTTTACTTTGATAATGATCATCAAgaatacaatgttttatttaatttccctaaaaatctaattatttattttagacttAGATTTTTTCCCCATGTCTGTGACATATTGTACAGATCTAGATATTGAAACTGTAGTGAaaagtttaaatgttgctgGTATAGTGTCAACATAACCACCACCAATATAATTTTCAGACTATTTTGTGCAGTGAAACACGTGCGTCACATGGAAAAAAATTGACGAGACTCCGAATCTCCAGATGAGAAGCAGCCGCGCTGCTCATGTGGCTGCTAACTGGTTAACGTTGGCGCCACAATGAAAAGCGGTTCCTCGACGTGCACACGCTGCTCAGCTAGGCGTTGTGCCCCGGGATCTTTTAGTTAACGAGAACCCAAAACATCTTTGcctgaaataaatgtttaatgaatAATTTAACCTGAGTTCTTCTTTATTGATGATTCGACCCATTATTGATGTTTCGACCCCCCCAGATAAGGAAGTTGAGGGTCTAGTGCATTGATTTATCATCAAGAGAAAGATGCCCACACACCTGTCGTGCTTTCCATCTCTTTCGAGATCTCCAGTAAGAAGGATCGGAGGCGTTCTGGGCTGGACGACAAACTGCCCCACAGCCACCCGAGAGCCCACACGTTCTCCTGAGAGACAGAAATGTTACTGGATAAAACCTTTAGATCCTTATTTCAGCTTCATGGTGCTAAAGGAACATGGAAAACAGGAGGTGACatctaaaaaaggaaaagaaacaggAGATTACCTTAAATGTATTGAGCACAGGGAGGGCCGGACTCAGAGGAGCACTAAGGATTCGCAAACATAAAGCCCCGGTTACCAACAGCAACATGGCCTGATCTGGGTACacctgtaaacacaaacacacaaatattaacTCGGGATGTACCAAATactttgaagcttcattcataacattcTAAAATCAACAcgttctttgttttcttttgtctcctcGTTCCGTTTAAACTCAGTATTTCTGCACTTGTGGATAAATATTAAGGAAACACTAATGTTACTTGAATtatactatttttttttttattattattccagtGGCGGCTGTGTGGGATTGTTTACGACTCGTGATTTACAATAACTCCCGAGCGTTGTAAACTCATATTTTATAGAAAAAAGGATGATGTAATTATTTCCAAAATTCGCAGCATGTttttcaaacacaacatttatttatttgggtgatgatgtcataaaatatgacagcagacatttgaagcttcaatcgaaaaaacctcaatagaagctttgaatgtgaaGAAATGACATTCTGGACAGCAGTTTATTTACCACTCGTAACATCCACGGATTTGAGTGTATCCGAGTAGATCATAACGTACGAACCGTCTGAAAGAATCGCGGGATCTGTATGTTTGACCCGTGCTGGTCGTTCAGTATTGAAGTCACAACATCCTTCGCTTCCTGAAGTCCAGACATGagagacacaaatacagaatgAAAACAACTACTGCTGAAAAATAAAGGGAAAATTCTATATAATTctataaaaacaagaaatagcATACCTGTAGGAACTGTGGGCTCGGGTCTTGCAGAGGCGCGAGTGTGTTGACGACTGCGAGTAAAGTGGTCCAACACTGAGACTGGATCGGAAAGGTGTCAGACGTACAATCACACATTGGAACATGCTACGCAAgtcataaatgtgtttatagagCACATGCATCAAGCACACAAACTATtcaagacaataaaacaaactgatatttaaaaaagaagtgcAGCTGATGATCTGATTGTTGGTTTGTTGTGAAACTGAACAGTGGTGAACGCTGCAGACTCACGTCAGTGAAGACGGCAGAGCAGCATCTCTGAACCCTGAGAGCAAACCTCACCAGAGGAACATGACTCAGTGGCACGGCATCTAGAGACAGGAGGGagttattatgatattattatttataataaataataaaaaggtacaaaaacatttatcatttatctACGGCGGACCTTTAATTGGCTCCCACGCTGCGTCTGTAGAGCAGAGCTGTGCTGGCTGACTGACCGCCAGCTTTGGTGCTGTTGCCGTTTTAAAGACGCGGAGATAAAAGAGGAAGAGTTGTGGCGTGAAGCGGGAGGCGGGGGCGTTCACTGAGGGGAGCAAACTGCTCAGAGCGGACCCTAAATCCCCGGCCATGCACATGAAGAACGGGATGAGGTCTTGTACCTTCTGGAGGCTACTggagagacaaaacaaatgcagcagGTCAACATCTTGATGTCGCGTAGAAATAATAGAGAAATCTATGCATGAAATCTAAGCACATACTTAATTCAGGACTGAAATTAACTCAGTAAAAAAggtggaaaataatataaatatatatattatttctataGCAGTTTTAAGATGGGACATTTGTGTCCTCTAAGGTAACAAGTGGAAGTTTATTGTTTATCTGTCAATGCaccaaatgttttaaatgcatcaaatgaaatgttgttgcTCATCAACACGTATCAGACTGTGGAAAAACATAATGAATCTAATTCCCCTAGCATTTAGTATACATACAGTTAACATATTTAACTCGGtgattaataatattaatgtggaaaattattttaatatacaattttatgacatttttctcCTCTAAGAGAAACTTCtttaaagtgaggcacaaggAGTTACAATGTCACTTTTACTCAGTGTTGGGGAAAAAAGACACCATCTTTGTTAAATACACGATAAAATTAACTCTCTTTTTAAAGACTCACAGTTTGGAATCGTCAGTCTCGACAACACGTAGGTAGCGACACAATTCTCTATATCTgcagacacaaaataacagCCAAAGTAAAGAGTCTATATGTTATACaagtctgaatgtgtgtgtgtgtgtttgtgtgtgtgttttgtacctGTGCTGTTGCTGTAGTAGTTCTGTTCTCAGTAGAACTACAGCAAACTGTTCAACTAGAACGTCCTTCTTGCCTTTGTCTTTACGGATGCCCGACACGTTCTGCCCCTTCAGCACAGACACCAGCAGGACATCATCCCAAAGACGAACAGTCAGgctgaagcacacacacacacgtagttaTAATAATACTCAAAAAGACtttaatatgcacacacacacacacacacacacacacacacacacacacctgttcttCATGCTCTTCAGCTCAGTGGGGAAATTGAACCTCTTGTAAAAGTCCTGCAGTTTGTGGATGAACTCTGGTGTAAAATCAGCCATCACCATCTGTCTCTGCACGGACGCTATTACCCTGCAAAAACCCAAACAAATGCACGGacgaagaaaacacacaaatcaatTAGCGACAGACAGATCACAACatgaggtctgtgtgtgtgtgtgtgtgtgtgtgtgtgtgtgtacctctgcaGTAACACCAGTTTGGCTTCAGCAGCATTAGCCATGGGAGACTGTAAGATGAAAGTCCTGAAGAGAATCATATCACCCCggagaaaatgaataaacaaaaaacataagaGCTGTGAACAGGAAATgctactttgtgtgtgtgattttaattATACACACCAACTTCCtttgtcttttttccttttaaaacatGAGGATTTATGACTTTTATACAGATTATTACCCTGAGACatgaaaatgaagaagaaagtTCTCAGCAGCTCCTAGTCTCATGATGGCAGCAGCTCTGTCGTCCTGTTTATCTGCTTTGTTCAGGAAGGACGACACAAACTCGTACACGGGTGTGTaactgcaaaagaaaagaaaagaacaataaTGTCCGTGCTTGACATGTGACATAATGGCGTATTTGTAGCCATGCTCTACAAATAATAAGATTAGTCCAAGGCTTTGGtctgaatttaaaaacactgcatGTAGAGTCTGTCTACAAACTTCTGGGTATTTTTAATCTGTCCTGTTGTTCATGGTTTGCGTCACCTCTCCCCGGCGCTGCGTGTTACGTGGAACCCGTCTTTTTCACCATGCCTTTTGGGTGAGACATTTTTGCTGTCATCGCCAtttatatctatacatctaatGTATTTATGATTCAATTGTTTACAAGAGCACAAAGTTCTTCGTAGATTTAAGCCTCGTCATTTTGCTTTCTAAATGCTGCGGTTTGTTGCATCTAACTCGGCCTTCAACACTAATACCGTTTGCCATCTCAGCACTTTGACAATGATGGGAAATCTTACAACGGGCACTCCATCGATTTAGTATTACACTTTCGTAAAGTTATATGGAAGTCATAATAGATTTAGAGAAGAATTAATTCAATTAGtggactaatcattgcagctctaccAGATAtttcattacaccctctgtgcttcataaacacacacgacTTTCAAACTCCACGCTTGTAATGCCAATGACGTATACTGAACTTCATGTGGGAAATAGTTGAGTGCCCCTTTAAGACTTTTTGGGTTTGGCATGACAAAGTTCAGCACATTTATGGTGAAATGTTTGCGTGTCCACAAACTTTCTCATGGTGTTGGATGGGCATttggtaaacacatttattggtgtggatgaatcctaatgacaaaaacaaccaaATCACAGATCTCTGATATAAATGATCCTCTGGATGGATAACAGCTCTGCTACGTCACTCACTCGAAGACGCGACATTTCTGGATCGATTGGCTCACGCCGTACTGCTCCAGCATGTTTCCCATCAGGAAGGAAGAGAACTGTGTAGCGAGGCTTAGTCTGAAGCTGTGCAGCATCATCTCTGGACAAGAGGAAGACAAATCCAGTGGCAGTGAAATGACATACAATTACAGTCTGAGGTTTTCCAAATGTCACTGTgatctccgtgtgtgtgtgtgtgtgtgtgtgtgtgtgagaagtttACCTGCTTGTCGGAGGTGAGAATCTATATCAGACAGAGTGAGGTTGAAAGTCTTCAGTCCTCCAAGCAAAGAGCAGTTTCTGTGGTTGCTCCAGAATTCGCTCCTTTTGTGGCTGTTGCAGTGACACACGCCGCTGTGACACCACATttcacactgaaaacacacacatgcatacacacaggaCAACAATATTATTACAGCTGTAAGGTTTCTTTTCCCCTCTTAAAtcacaaaagcaacatttttaattatctataaataaatgtgattattgtCTTAATTTAGGATCACCCTCTAAATAAattgaacaataaataaataaatgcatttaattccATCAGATTACATTTTAGATCTAGGATTAATAATTTCATGttgaaaatagagaaaatgctttttatgCTCCAAAATATGTCATAACAATAAGACAATAAATGTCAATACAACAGACATAACTATTTAAGAATAATCACCTTTGTGCAGTTTACaaagttttttgttgttgagaaCATATAGCTGGAAGTAGCATTTTTTATAAGGACAATGCATAatcaacatttctgtaaatgcaCTAAGTCAGCTGGCTGTTCTAAAACCAATCAAAGTTTGCAGTGAAGAAAGGAAGACATCAGCTTAGCAACACAAGAGTCATGGTAACGTTCACTAAAGGGTTCTTGTATTGGACTGTACTGTATAAGTGTTACTGTTACACAGGTACAACCTTTCTTCAATTCAGTACGATGCTTCTGtggctttcttttttgttgatcTGAAATGACCGACTATGGGAAAAGGAGAATAATCAACCCACTTTATGTTAACATCTAAAAAGGAGTTTGGATGCATTTGTGCTGACAAAGGTATTTACAAAAGCATGCGCACCTATAGGTGACAAGGTGACAGAAAAACGTATAAAAAAGATGGAAAAATAAGAGTTTGCACACAACATGAAGAGTCTACAGTTTACAGACTACATCAACACATACCGATGAGGCCAGCTTGTCACAGATGTAGCAGAAGCACTGATCACACATGAGCTGGTTAGCGGCCACCGGAGCTCCGATCTCACAATCTGTAGGCCTgagcaggacagaggagaggcCGTGTGAGTATCTCCCATAGGAgggacaaaaaacacaatatttactAAATATTTGCGTCGAACCTCCACAGCCACGCTCCAGTGCACGCTGAATACTCGGCATGTAGATTTATGCAAGCAAGGCTGAAAACAGAAGCTCAAACGTGCGAGTGCCGTCTGCACTGCGATAGCAACATGTGTTGATGTGCTGCTGAAACTGGAGcggcaacgattagtcgactaattggttGGGCAATCGGGTTTGGGACTCGAGTCTGTGACGAGGACAGCGTTGCTCTTGCCGAGTGTTGTTCACCGCTTACATGTTACAGcttaatacagaaatgtttgggtgctttaaatgtttaaatatagccACGGTGAATCTAATTaaaaacacctaaatgtacacACTTTGTAAGCTATGTTCACTTTCACAGCATACGAGATGCTTTTCATTTGTATATTGTGACCCGTTGCCTTTTTggaaagtgtttgtttaatgtttgtaaAGTATAATACAGAAGTGTCAGAAATGTTCTTAatgttaataatgaaaatagtttacCAACGTTGACAGTGGAGAACATACAACCTCAGT contains:
- the LOC115009603 gene encoding uncharacterized protein LOC115009603 isoform X3, producing the protein MCTTVGTEEIIILSDDEDCEDDISCNEPSVLIVEVEDVKKSGGAVPPSALDEDLVITFSRRAEVLPHARYDCPIHPFTPTDCEIGAPVAANQLMCDQCFCYICDKLASSCEMWCHSGVCHCNSHKRSEFWSNHRNCSLLGGLKTFNLTLSDIDSHLRQAEMMLHSFRLSLATQFSSFLMGNMLEQYGVSQSIQKCRVFDYTPVYEFVSSFLNKADKQDDRAAAIMRLGAAENFLLHFHVSGTFILQSPMANAAEAKLVLLQRVIASVQRQMVMADFTPEFIHKLQDFYKRFNFPTELKSMKNSLTVRLWDDVLLVSVLKGQNVSGIRKDKGKKDVLVEQFAVVLLRTELLQQQHRYRELCRYLRVVETDDSKLSLQKVQDLIPFFMCMAGDLGSALSSLLPSVNAPASRFTPQLFLFYLRVFKTATAPKLAVSQPAQLCSTDAAWEPIKDAVPLSHVPLVRFALRVQRCCSAVFTDSQCWTTLLAVVNTLAPLQDPSPQFLQEAKDVVTSILNDQHGSNIQIPRFFQTVYPDQAMLLLVTGALCLRILSAPLSPALPVLNTFKENVWALGWLWGSLSSSPERLRSFLLEISKEMESTTGLILFPITGSICT
- the LOC115009603 gene encoding uncharacterized protein LOC115009603 isoform X1, producing the protein MCTTVGTEEIIILSDDEDCEDDISCNEPSVLIVEVEDVKKSGGAVPPSALDEDLVITFSRRAEVLPHARYDCPIHPFTPTDCEIGAPVAANQLMCDQCFCYICDKLASSCEMWCHSGVCHCNSHKRSEFWSNHRNCSLLGGLKTFNLTLSDIDSHLRQAEMMLHSFRLSLATQFSSFLMGNMLEQYGVSQSIQKCRVFDYTPVYEFVSSFLNKADKQDDRAAAIMRLGAAENFLLHFHVSGTFILQSPMANAAEAKLVLLQRVIASVQRQMVMADFTPEFIHKLQDFYKRFNFPTELKSMKNSLTVRLWDDVLLVSVLKGQNVSGIRKDKGKKDVLVEQFAVVLLRTELLQQQHRYRELCRYLRVVETDDSKLSLQKVQDLIPFFMCMAGDLGSALSSLLPSVNAPASRFTPQLFLFYLRVFKTATAPKLAVSQPAQLCSTDAAWEPIKDAVPLSHVPLVRFALRVQRCCSAVFTDSQCWTTLLAVVNTLAPLQDPSPQFLQEAKDVVTSILNDQHGSNIQIPRFFQTVYPDQAMLLLVTGALCLRILSAPLSPALPVLNTFKENVWALGWLWGSLSSSPERLRSFLLEISKEMESTTDGDHLLPFLCTTVSTWSSPTDNWDQQSSGPLNYL
- the LOC115009603 gene encoding uncharacterized protein LOC115009603 isoform X2 — protein: MCTTVGTEEIIILSDDEDCEDDISCNEPSVLIVEVEDVKKSGGAVPPSALDEDLVITFSRRAEVLPHARYDCPIHPFTPTDCEIGAPVAANQLMCDQCFCYICDKLASSCEMWCHSGVCHCNSHKRSEFWSNHRNCSLLGGLKTFNLTLSDIDSHLRQAEMMLHSFRLSLATQFSSFLMGNMLEQYGVSQSIQKCRVFDYTPVYEFVSSFLNKADKQDDRAAAIMRLGAAENFLLHFHVSGTFILQSPMANAAEAKLVLLQRVIASVQRQMVMADFTPEFIHKLQDFYKRFNFPTELKSMKNSLTVRLWDDVLLVSVLKGQNVSGIRKDKGKKDVLVEQFAVVLLRTELLQQQHRYRELCRYLRVVETDDSKLLQKVQDLIPFFMCMAGDLGSALSSLLPSVNAPASRFTPQLFLFYLRVFKTATAPKLAVSQPAQLCSTDAAWEPIKDAVPLSHVPLVRFALRVQRCCSAVFTDSQCWTTLLAVVNTLAPLQDPSPQFLQEAKDVVTSILNDQHGSNIQIPRFFQTVYPDQAMLLLVTGALCLRILSAPLSPALPVLNTFKENVWALGWLWGSLSSSPERLRSFLLEISKEMESTTDGDHLLPFLCTTVSTWSSPTDNWDQQSSGPLNYL